In one window of Branchiostoma lanceolatum isolate klBraLanc5 chromosome 15, klBraLanc5.hap2, whole genome shotgun sequence DNA:
- the LOC136449311 gene encoding matrix metalloproteinase-17-like, translating to MRPLDLLLIIGLLAWELAVADTSSRDSIYEVTEWNSPNEIGENQTNTTSWMDTGPVAGGADDKESDDDLDNLVCGFDDSVLDVTTHDSSGRVKRYSLYANKWKKKHLYYRIENSPHNNEAEKYRVQNTVARAIKLWSDASPLTFYEAKDGQKADFLVKFIKGDHNDGYPFDGEGGIYAHAFFPQDGDVHFDNDEVWALKQENSPKKDLFIIAAHELGHSLGLGHSKVDGAVMRPKYRDIMKHKDIEKLSSDDTAAIQAVYGPCPKVEYWLKDLLKRRTKPRSPTNRRRPSTCSGPFDAMFMGSDMRTYVMRGRYYWKLNEEQMIGRPQPLLIKHRWPGLPGNVNAAVTSYYTKRTYFFKGDRLWRYNDNILDSNFPIKIKGTGLPKNPDAALVWGPKNRIVIFRGKKFWVWNEFTKRVDMGFPKLIRKYWHGVPNHLDTALRWKNGITYFFKSGYYWKFEDDLEKTAKCYPRPVALYWSSCGGTSLERYGT from the exons GTGACAGAATGGAATAGTCCAAATGAGATAGGAGAGAACCAAACAAACACCACATCATGGATGGACACAGG TCCTGTGGCAGGAGGTGCAGATGACAAAGAGAGTGATGATGACCTTGACAACCTGGTCTGTGGGTTTGATGACTCTGTCCTTGACGTCACCACCCACGACAGTAGTGGAAGAGTCAAGAGATACTCCTTATATG CGAATAAGTGGAAAAAGAAACATCTCTACTACCGCATCGAAAACTCTCCGCACAACAACGAGGCTGAGAAGTACCGCGTTCAAAACACCGTGGCACGTGCCATCAAGCTGTGGAGCGATGCCTCCCCGCTCACATTTTACGAGGCGAAAGACGGACAGAAAGCAGATTTCCTTGTTAAGTTTATCAAAGGGGATCACAACGACGGTTACCCTTTCGATGGTGAAG GGGGCATCTATGCACATGCCTTCTTCCCCCAGGATGGGGACGTCCATTTTGACAACGACGAGGTCTGGGCTCTCAAACAGGAGAATAGTCCGAAGAAGGACCTTTTTATCATCGCAGCACATGAACTTGGACATAGCCTAGGTCTCGGACACTCGAAGGTAGACGGTGCGGTCATGAGGCCGAAGTACAGGGACATCATGAAACACAAGGACATCGAGAAACTGTCTTCTGACGACACGGCTGCTATACAGGCTGTTTATG GCCCATGCCCTAAAGTGGAGTATTGGTTAAAAGACCTCctgaaaagaagaacaaaaccaAGATCACCGACCAATAGAAGGCGACCCAGTACGTGTTCTGGACCTTTTGACGCCATGTTCATGG GCTCTGACATGAGGACATACGTGATGAGAGGCCGGTACTACTGGAAGCTGAATGAAGAACAGATGATTGGCAGGCCGCAGCCGCTGCTCATCAAACATCGCTGGCCGGGCCTACCTGGGAACGTCAACGCTGCCGTCACGTCATATTACACAAAAAGGACATACTTCTTCAAAG GTGATCGGCTTTGGAGATACAACGACAATATCCTGGACAGCAATTTTCCTATCAAAATAAAAGGCACAGGTTTGCCAAAGAACCCGGATGCCGCTCTGGTCTGGGGGCCTAAAAACAGAATCGTCATCTTTAGGGGCAAAAAATTCTGGGTCTGGAACGAATTCACTAAAAGAGTGGACATGGGGTTCCCCAAGCTCATCCGCAAGTATTGGCATGGGGTGCCCAATCATCTAGACACCGCCTTGAGATGGAAAAACGGCATAACTTACTTCTTTAAGAGCGGCTACTATTGGAAATTCGAAGACGACTTGGAGAAAACAGCGAAATGTTACCCACGGCCTGTGGCGCTGTATTGGAGCAGTTGTGGCGGGACGTCACTGGAGAGATATGGGACGTGA